The following coding sequences lie in one Syntrophorhabdaceae bacterium genomic window:
- a CDS encoding FAD-binding oxidoreductase, which yields MGIKSELAKILGKDYVSDKREDLAGYSCDHSLLPPGMPDAVARPGNTQEVEKIVTWCNEKNIPIVPVSSKIHFHGCTIPKQGGVVVDLSRMNKILEIDEANRLVRFEAGVTWKQLATELKKKGMRVIMPLLPHGDRSVLTDTLEREVPTNTVYDYGEPMQSIEVVWPTGEAFRCGSASVNGFPDSKARGANPSGPGLDFYRFVQGAQGTMGIVTWASLKIESIPRIDEIFFAPVDDVPYAIEFLYRILPRRIGQECVLLNNVDFAAIVADKVHEDFDKLCVELPPWTLVLVISGLLRRPEEKLAYEKNFLKEVLKNEFPKLALTDNLPGFPGMAKKLLPMLRAPWPTNVPYWKNRIKGGCQNLFFITQPVKVPMFMDIMEMVAARHGYPVSDIGSYIQPIEHNRACQVEFSFFYDPEDAHEKGFVAELYRDAAITMLNEGAFFTRPYGELAPIIYDRAANYTMTLKRVKKLFDPKNIMNPGNLCF from the coding sequence TTATGTAAGTGATAAGAGGGAGGATCTCGCAGGGTACTCGTGCGATCACAGCCTTCTCCCTCCGGGGATGCCTGATGCCGTAGCTCGGCCGGGAAACACACAGGAGGTAGAGAAAATCGTAACATGGTGTAACGAAAAGAATATACCTATAGTGCCTGTTAGCTCAAAGATACACTTCCACGGGTGCACCATACCAAAACAGGGCGGTGTCGTGGTCGACCTCTCAAGAATGAACAAGATTCTGGAGATCGATGAGGCAAATCGCCTTGTAAGGTTTGAGGCCGGCGTAACATGGAAACAGCTTGCTACTGAACTGAAAAAGAAGGGCATGAGGGTGATAATGCCGCTTTTGCCGCACGGGGATCGTTCTGTGCTTACCGACACCCTCGAACGGGAAGTGCCGACAAATACCGTTTATGATTATGGTGAACCCATGCAATCAATTGAGGTTGTCTGGCCGACAGGCGAAGCCTTCAGGTGCGGTTCTGCCAGCGTAAATGGTTTCCCTGATTCGAAAGCAAGGGGGGCAAACCCATCCGGACCCGGTCTTGATTTTTACCGGTTTGTTCAGGGTGCCCAGGGTACAATGGGTATCGTCACATGGGCAAGCCTGAAGATTGAATCGATCCCGAGGATAGACGAGATCTTTTTTGCACCCGTTGATGATGTGCCTTACGCCATAGAATTCCTTTACAGGATCCTGCCGCGGAGAATAGGCCAGGAATGCGTTCTCCTGAACAACGTGGACTTTGCAGCTATTGTGGCGGATAAGGTGCATGAAGATTTTGACAAGCTGTGTGTGGAACTCCCGCCGTGGACACTCGTCTTGGTTATAAGCGGGCTTCTGAGAAGGCCGGAGGAAAAGTTAGCATACGAGAAAAATTTCCTTAAAGAGGTATTAAAAAACGAATTCCCGAAGCTGGCCCTTACCGACAACCTTCCCGGCTTCCCGGGCATGGCGAAAAAACTCCTGCCGATGCTGAGGGCGCCGTGGCCAACGAATGTGCCATACTGGAAAAACCGCATAAAAGGCGGATGTCAGAACCTCTTCTTTATTACCCAGCCGGTCAAGGTGCCGATGTTTATGGATATTATGGAAATGGTGGCTGCCAGACACGGTTACCCTGTAAGCGATATCGGGAGCTACATCCAGCCCATAGAGCATAACCGTGCCTGCCAGGTTGAGTTCAGCTTTTTCTATGACCCTGAAGACGCTCACGAAAAAGGCTTTGTGGCTGAACTTTACCGTGACGCAGCAATTACCATGTTGAATGAAGGGGCTTTCTTTACAAGACCATACGGTGAGCTGGCTCCTATAATATACGATCGTGCCGCTAATTATACGATGACATTGAAGCGGGTAAAGAAGTTGTTTGACCCGAAGAATATTATGAACCCTGGAAATCTGTGCTTCTAA